The following are encoded together in the Anopheles nili chromosome 3, idAnoNiliSN_F5_01, whole genome shotgun sequence genome:
- the LOC128724944 gene encoding uncharacterized protein LOC128724944, which produces MAGACAIALLLAVCTSANQTENLVGAYEQLGGLELSEIGSVSPQQLCEKLCGECQCSGQLMSENVCQCSCEFPPESIGGINCTAKVKQLCHHMDVQCDFQGPVVDNNRVPRGCHSMSCYEKHHGYDHGAGYGGYYDGDGEDYGHEDEGYGHGGKELICCKGKKHKEKKHKHKKHKKFHDKHMKFHVVIKGKLPEPSCHGGGHYEGYDDPEGYRAAIPEGNKHKFGNAAPMDVSVWTNRNKNAKKHPFRRPPPTHYQQHRPYHGSAYPPPYPRPDSKAKSAEPPLPVSSDPSQEPMEPSHDPQSPPPMPPPEPEAPPMTPFPEHPLTPPPNLFDGAPVGPVSPAHSSNAEPAPAPPSPPAPPPPPPPPPPPPPPAPSRPAPPPPPPPMITVDPPPKRFESSRSFSEPSYSSCQFDSYDFNYYPASSSYYKSPPPPPPPPPPPPSPPSHYRSYSPPAPPSYDPSYPSYSPSYYHPYNEYDTPKHYSAFEAPSEYSTYDDRQVDGGENYGGHGVHALSDGEVEDWPEYPVPRYPAETLEFNQIVSRQIWENEQALRYTAKPFQPTSRPLRHDFEPPSAETGPVLFDSFGPSDKNYEMYPVPTPSPYGFIPPVPPPMSPVEFPNPGNGPVTFPPNSEEALYPQPTPPPQYLLTKEKGSLDSFGFEQQQMRPPPASYMPFGRSTSHDSQGVSRQRSWSNQGRSQFDGRHH; this is translated from the exons ATGGCCGGCGCGTGCGCCATTGCgctcctgctggcggtgtgtACTTCGGCCAACCAGACTGAGAACTTGGTCGGAGCTTACGAACAACTGGGCGGGCTGGAGCTTAGTGAGATTGGCTCCGTTAGCCCACAGCAGCTCTGCGAGAAGCTGTGTGGCGAGTGCCAATGCAGCGGACAGCTGATGAGCGAAAACGTGTGCCAATGCAGCTGCGAGTTTCCACCAGAAAGCATAGGAG GCATTAATTGCACTGCGAAAGTGAAACAGCTATGCCACCACATGGACGTGCAGTGTGACTTCCAAGGACCTGTTGTTGACAACAATCGAGTCCCACGTGGTTGCCATTCGATGTCCTGTTATGAGAAGCATCACGGTTACGACCACGGAGCAGGCTACGGCGGGTATtacgatggtgatggtgaggaTTACGGGCACGAGGACGAAGGTTATGGACACGGTGGAAAAGAGCTGATCTGCTGCAAAGGAAAGAAGCACAAGGAGAAGAAACACAAGCACAAGAAGCACAAGAAGTTCCACGACAAGCACATGAAGTTCCACGTGGTGATC AAAGGAAAGCTTCCCGAACCATCCTGTCACGGAGGTGGTCACTACGAAGGATACGATGATCCTGAAGGATACCGTGCGGCCATACCGGAGGGTAACAAGCACAAGTTTGGAAACGCCGCTCCGATGGATGTGTCCGTGTGGACGAATCGTAATAAGAACGCAAAAAAGCATCCCTTCCGAAGACCTCCTCCGACGCACTACCAGCAGCACCGACCCTATCACGGCTCTGCCTATCCACCACCGTATCCTAGACCGGATTCGAAAGCCAAATCAGCAGAACCACCACTTCCGGTTTCGTCGGACCCTTCACAAGAACCGATGGAACCTTCCCACGATCCACAGTCGCCACCACCGATGCCTCCACCGGAACCAGAAGCACCTCCTATGACGCCCTTTCCGGAACACCCactaacaccaccaccgaacctGTTCGATGGCGCTCCAGTAGGTCCTGTGAGTCCTGCGCATAGTTCAAACGCAGAGCCAGCACCTGCGCCGCCATCTCCACCGgcacctcctccaccaccaccaccaccaccaccaccaccaccaccagcaccttCACGACCagcacctccaccgccaccaccacccatgaTCACCGTGGATCCTCCACCAAAGCGTTTCGAGTCCTCGCGCAGCTTCTCCGAACCGAGCTATTCTAGCTGTCAGTTTGACAGCTACGACTTCAATTACTACCCTGCTTCTTCGTCGTACTAtaaatcaccaccaccacccccaccaccaccaccaccaccaccgtcgccaCCATCACATTACCGATCGTACTCCCCTCCCGCTCCACCGTCGTACGATCCGTCCTACCCGTCCTATTCGCCCAGTTATTATCATCCTTATAACGAATACGATACACCCAAACACTACTCCGCCTTCGAAGCACCTTCTGAATACAGCACGTATGATGACAGACAAGTGGATGGTGGTGAAAACTACGGTGGCCACGGTGTTCACGCGTTGTCCGATGGTGAAGTCGAGGATTGGCCTGagtacccggtaccgcggtatcCTGCCGAAACGCTCGAGTTCAATCAGATCGTCAGCCGACAAATATGGGAGAACGAACAGGCTCTTCGCTATACGGCCAAGCCGTTCCAGCCAACATCGCGACCTCTGCGGCACGATTTCGAACCACCATCGGCGGAAACCGGTCCAGTGTTGTTCGACTCGTTCGGACCTTCTGACAAGAACTACGAGATGTATCCCGTTCCAACGCCATCACCATACGGGTTCATCCCTCCGGTTCCACCACCGATGAGCCCGGTAGAGTTCCCCAATCCGGGAAATGGTCCAGTTACTTTCCCACCCAACTCAGAGGAGGCGCTCTATCCGCAGCCAACTCCGCCTCCACAGTATCTGCTGACCAAGGAGAAAGGTAGCTTGGATTCGTTCGGGTTTGAACAGCAGCAGATGAGACCACCGCCAGCGTCATACATGCCATTTGGTCGAAGCACATCACATGATAGCCAGGGAGTTAGCCGGCAGCGATCTTGGTCTAATCAAGGAAGATCGCAGTTTGACGGAAGACACCATTGA